Sequence from the Eleutherodactylus coqui strain aEleCoq1 chromosome 13, aEleCoq1.hap1, whole genome shotgun sequence genome:
TTGTAAAACTTAGGTAATGTCAGGCCGTTACCTCGACAGCTATCGTCTACAGTGGAGAGATCCACGTGCCTTGTCCCCTCTTCTGTGCAGTGCAGACTGAAGGGGCTAGGaagttgacccccccccccccccccccattctccccaTAGGAGAGCGTTTTGGAAGTGGAACTTACTTTGATTTATTATGGGCTATAcaagatataccataaatgtctcagaaggGCATACCCTTGCAGCCCTCAAAGTGGTTTGATATGGCAATGTAACCCTCAGACCAGAAAACTTTGCACCCCTGCTATAGGCGGTTCAGAGGTTGAGTATGATTCTTTAATGCTGTAGCTATGCCATTTTTGGGGGGGCCTCAGATTTAGCAGTAGCTACCCAGAGGCAAACGTTTCCATCTCTGATACCACTCCTGAATGATCTTATGGCTTCTGCGGTCATAGGCTTCCGTTTTAGACACACATACAACCTAGAGCATGCAGAATTCATCTGCAGGAGCTCTCATGCTTTCCGTAGTGCTCCCTTTACAGTCACCTGTTACCATTTGTAACATCCCTAGTAAATGATCATATAGCGTTATATCCCAGCTTGTGCCTTCATAGACCCTGATCTAGCCCACAGTATGGCTTGCTTCCCTGAGCTATACACCATCATGCCATATCCAGTAAAGATGGCATTTAACAGTATGATATCTAATAGCTGTAGACATTGGTGATTCGGAATTGGGGAATAATGCTTCCGCAAGTCAGACAtagaaaagcagaaaaaaagagcAGATTTATTATGACAGATTACATAGATTGAGGATTTGTACAGTGAAATAATTTGCAAGATTACAGGATTTTATACAAAGATGCAAAAAGGACTTCTTGTGTGCAGCCAGATGCATAGGATGCATTGGAGTGAGAGCAATTCATACTTTCATATTAACCAATTCATGTCCGAATTACTAAAAGCATAACCCTGTCAGcccctgcagcagctccatcaatGCCTTTGCTTGGCATCAAGGTTGAACCAGACTTCTCTGAGACCTGTTGCAACCCTTGAGCGCTAAAAGGGTTAAGGATTTTAACTTTGGGCATATTGACATGGGTGTATGCAATTTCAGTCAATGAAGTTATCACTGcatgtgtgtttttttacacCCATATAGCATCCATACTCGCTGCGTTTTTAtcgcacgcagaaaaaaaaaaatcaaagaaggCTTAATTAATTTACCCACCCCCACGGTCTCCTGGCAGCATGCGTAAAAAACCCCACAATGAATATGCATGCCAACTGCGTTCTTGCTGTGCTTTTACCcaatcctattgactttaatgggtgattTCAGTCCATAAATACGGAAGAAAATAGGAGatgctgtgggttttttttttaatacgtgCATAAAATACGtacatctgaatacaccaatgtaTGTCCGTATTACGTCCTTAAAAATACGGATgtaatatggacagaaaatatgcTTGTATGAGTGGGTCCTTGGAGAAGGAGGAAGGTTAGGGGTTAGCAACCACTATTTCTACGCATAAAGGCATGACCTTTGACTGGGCATTGCATTTCAATAAAGGTCAGGTCtccaacagtgatgtcacacgGGCCCACAGCCTTGAAGCCACACTTGGAGTAGAAAGGAACCAGAAAATCTTCACACATTAGCGCGGCCCGCCGTGCAAAAGGCAGGCAACGCAGGTACTGGAGGTAACGCCAGAGCAGGATGGATCCCTTGCCCTGCTGCCGGAATGTGCGATGAACAGCAAGGACATGGATGTGGACTGATGACCCATGTGGTTTGTGCAGCGTGAGGGCATCCTACAAGGAGACAAAGGTGGTAAGCACCGATATGTAGTACTGACGTTTACTAGGGTGTTCTCTATAGTTTTAAGGCTGGGATTACGTGGAGATTTTTTGCAGTGCAATTGTAACTATTGATTGATCGCTGCGGTTCACAGGAGTGTATTTACTTGCTTGCAACTTATTTCCAGGGAGTGCAGCTTGATGGAGTGTAACTTTTGGGGAGTGGCACTACAAAATGTCTCGGTGTAGTCCCAGCCTTATCTAAATCGAGTAATTTTCTGCATAGTACAAATTATCACCATGCACAAACAATGCAGTCTAAACAGTTAATGTAGCAGAGCCAAATGTGTCCATCTGTACATTTATGTATATACTCACACAAGGATCATCAGATCAAAGTGTTATATTCAGAGTACAGGCTCCACAGCACTGCAACGTTTCAACCGTATGACAAAGACCGGATAACGGTTGAAACGTTGCAGTGCTGTGGAACCTGTGCTCTGAATAAAACACTTTAATCTGATGATCCTTGTGTGATTATATACTGATTATACTGCTGCTCTGCTACTACACTATATGGACTGCTAAACTTTGGATCCTGCTGTCCGGATCCTTATGCTGAGCGTGCAACAGTATGTGAAGGTTTTCTGCTCTCCCCTTTGGGGATACAATTGTGTATCTTTGGTGAATTGAATCTGTACATTTATGTGTTGCAAAGAAAGTTCAATAGAACTACTTTGTATCGACTTCAAAACTTCTTAAGCTTTTTCTACCCTATTGATATATAGTACAAGTCTACAGTAGTGTGTGAGTAGTTTTTATTACCTGACTGAGCCTGTCCTGATCCCATAATGAGCCAATGATAAATGCCACAAGACGCCCCTCTTCAAACCAGCCAAGTGACAGCTCCGGGCACAGGGTTAAGAAATGTCTTACTTCGTCCAGATGGAGGGGACATTCCCCAGATACAGAAATGAAGGCTGTGAGAATAGAAAAAGACAGTAGTGAGACTCCAAATTAGAATCACCCCATCTGCAGTCATAGGAACGAAACGGAGCACATGAAGAATCTTAGCGAGAATAACAATGTTTTTGCTTACATTTTCTTAGGCCTATACAGCAGCAGTCACAATGCTCATTGGATATTAGATAGCCGATCCAGACAGTAGTGTGTGCATTA
This genomic interval carries:
- the AANAT gene encoding serotonin N-acetyltransferase, with the protein product MSVVNVLPFMKPIHIRSPRQQRRHTLPASEFRCLSPEDAVSVFEIEREAFISVSGECPLHLDEVRHFLTLCPELSLGWFEEGRLVAFIIGSLWDQDRLSQDALTLHKPHGSSVHIHVLAVHRTFRQQGKGSILLWRYLQYLRCLPFARRAALMCEDFLVPFYSKCGFKAVGPCDITVGDLTFIEMQCPVKGHAFMRRNSGC